A DNA window from Thermosynechococcaceae cyanobacterium Okahandja contains the following coding sequences:
- a CDS encoding MBL fold metallo-hydrolase: MIECLNYGVGHAGEGVCIGLEIGTYRILLDCGIPSLSVLPLEDVDAHPFDLVLCSHAHADHARSLLALHRRFPHIPVYASEVTTQLLPLNWPEEEVPPFCRALPWRSPVEFGDGLTAELFPAGHLPGAALFVLTYQDPNPEQPPLSVVYTGDFFLSNTRFAEGLPLADVRGLQPDVLIIEGSLGTARHPHRRQQENQLAERIRTAVDQGYNVLLPLPPLGVAQEILILLRSHHLFTGQPIHIWVTPAIAKGCDAYLSVLPHLPTAIQNFAQHQALFWDQRVKPQVQPLSHLDQLSSHPQQPTIVLVDQGLDILPYLERGDRPWLVLYPRLLYGQPFREVEPRLAELPHVEVDSFLLSLHADGPATTQLIHNIRPQHVVLIHGDPNYLADLASLNELSNRYHLHTPTSGSRIQFPLGQMTLSTPTTLVQLAYEGEVSEWNDDVLIRLPTSITMDPRWRRLADTGFILASWQGEQLLVRGMTPKEVLGMTPAAIAPDQESCYNCQFYRGQRCWNEASALYNFKVAPEGYCPAFERAETQPEPES, from the coding sequence GGTGTTGCCCCTCGAGGACGTTGATGCCCATCCTTTTGATCTGGTGTTGTGCAGTCACGCCCATGCGGATCATGCCCGCAGCTTACTGGCGCTGCATCGGCGGTTCCCCCACATTCCGGTGTATGCCAGTGAAGTGACTACCCAACTACTGCCCCTAAATTGGCCGGAGGAGGAGGTTCCCCCCTTTTGTCGTGCTCTGCCTTGGCGATCGCCGGTGGAGTTTGGCGATGGCCTAACAGCGGAGCTATTTCCGGCTGGCCATTTACCCGGGGCAGCGCTGTTTGTGCTTACCTATCAGGATCCCAACCCTGAGCAGCCGCCTCTGAGTGTGGTCTATACGGGGGACTTTTTTCTGTCGAATACCCGCTTTGCGGAAGGGCTACCCCTAGCAGACGTGCGCGGACTTCAGCCGGATGTGCTGATTATTGAAGGGAGCCTTGGAACGGCACGGCATCCCCATCGCCGCCAGCAGGAAAATCAATTGGCCGAGCGGATCCGCACAGCGGTAGATCAAGGGTACAATGTCCTGCTGCCCTTGCCCCCTCTGGGGGTTGCCCAAGAAATTCTCATTCTCCTACGCAGCCACCACCTCTTTACCGGGCAGCCTATCCATATTTGGGTGACACCGGCCATTGCCAAAGGCTGTGATGCCTACCTCAGCGTATTGCCTCACCTACCTACGGCTATCCAAAATTTTGCCCAGCATCAGGCGCTCTTTTGGGATCAGCGGGTCAAGCCACAAGTGCAACCCCTGAGCCATCTAGACCAACTAAGTAGCCATCCCCAACAGCCCACGATTGTCCTTGTAGATCAAGGGCTGGATATACTCCCCTACCTTGAGCGGGGCGATCGCCCTTGGCTGGTTCTTTATCCCCGCTTGCTTTACGGGCAGCCCTTTCGTGAAGTTGAACCACGTTTGGCTGAGCTACCGCACGTGGAAGTGGATAGCTTTTTGCTGTCGCTGCACGCCGATGGCCCTGCCACCACCCAACTGATTCACAATATTCGTCCCCAACACGTTGTCCTCATCCACGGTGACCCCAACTATCTCGCCGATTTAGCCAGCCTGAATGAACTGAGTAACCGCTACCACCTGCACACCCCCACCAGTGGCTCGCGCATTCAATTTCCTCTGGGGCAGATGACCCTTTCCACCCCAACCACGTTGGTGCAGCTTGCCTACGAAGGGGAAGTGAGCGAGTGGAATGACGATGTGCTCATTCGCTTACCCACAAGCATTACCATGGATCCGCGCTGGCGACGCTTGGCGGATACGGGCTTTATTCTCGCCTCGTGGCAGGGGGAACAGTTACTGGTGCGGGGGATGACCCCCAAAGAGGTGTTGGGGATGACCCCGGCGGCGATCGCTCCTGACCAAGAAAGCTGTTACAATTGTCAGTTTTATCGCGGCCAGCGCTGCTGGAATGAAGCATCCGCCCTGTATAACTTCAAGGTGGCACCGGAGGGCTACTGTCCTGCCTTTGAGCGCGCCGAAACCCAACCGGAACCAGAAAGTTAA
- a CDS encoding CHAT domain-containing protein yields the protein MIRLLRGGCLTLLLLAGMASGGLMPPTMAQNESQQLRDIMQRLDSLQQRYNTAVSELDVIRQTSFGADSGNVIALTNTIEQLQRQGNYAAAIAPSQELVAIAERVLGANHPTVAATLNNLAVLYKELGNFSAAVPLYQRSLAIREQALGPNHPDVATSLNNLANLYSDQGNYADALPLYQRSLAIRQQALGAGHPDVGVSLHNLAVMHHLQGNLTAALPFYQRSIALVEPTLGSNHPLVATLLNNLAELYRAQGNYGAALPLYQRSLSTRERILGQAHPDVATSLNNLAELYRSQGNYGTALPLYQRSIALRQQVLGSEHPYLALSLANVAKAYWAQGNLHEALATLTRSLDIEETNLSRNLVVGSEEYKRNYLSTFQDSTNTAISFHLQGNPQSPATATLAFTTILRRKGRLLDVLAQTSSRLRRQLDAAGQQQLDELIRLRTQIASLTFVRDRPPPSAQINQLEQRARQLEAQLVSQSANFRVEVTPVTLAAVQQAIPADAVLLEFIQYVPYTPQTNRWQAPRYAVYALKATGAPQWRDLGTVAEVDQVISAARSRVADPRLPPSVIKPPLKAAYERLLAPLEPFLTGSTHLLVAPDGQLNTLPFEALVDRQDRYLLESYTITLLTSGRDLLRLQARGRSPNPPLILGNPSFGQNTGRPASNGARSLDLRSLTFNELPGTATEVKVLSGLLPQAQVLTGSNATETAVKQANRPRILHLATHGFFLESPPVSPQVLQNSRGLNAPVPLSGENPLLRSGLAMAGFNQRQSGADDGVLTALEVTGLNLDGTELVVMSACDTGRGDILNGEGVYGLRRAFTLAGARTQVSSLWKVDDTTTQQLMVTFYQKLAAGKGRSEALRQAQLALMQDGNKQIPYFWAAFVTSGEWRSLP from the coding sequence ATGATCCGGTTGTTACGCGGTGGCTGTCTGACGCTGCTCCTGTTGGCTGGAATGGCCAGTGGTGGACTCATGCCCCCGACCATGGCTCAGAACGAGTCCCAGCAGTTGCGCGATATTATGCAGCGCCTCGACTCGCTGCAACAGCGCTACAATACCGCCGTCAGTGAGTTAGATGTGATTCGCCAAACCTCCTTTGGTGCCGATAGCGGTAACGTCATTGCCCTCACCAACACCATTGAACAACTTCAGCGACAGGGTAACTACGCCGCGGCGATCGCCCCCTCCCAAGAACTCGTAGCCATTGCCGAGCGGGTGCTGGGGGCAAACCATCCCACCGTGGCCGCCACCCTCAATAACTTAGCAGTGCTCTACAAGGAGTTGGGCAACTTTAGTGCCGCTGTCCCTCTCTATCAACGCAGCTTAGCCATTCGCGAACAGGCACTAGGGCCTAACCATCCCGATGTGGCCACCAGCCTCAACAACCTTGCCAACCTTTACAGTGATCAGGGCAACTATGCTGATGCTCTCCCCCTCTACCAACGCAGCCTAGCCATTCGCCAGCAAGCCCTTGGTGCAGGTCATCCCGATGTGGGGGTGAGCCTCCATAACCTTGCGGTCATGCACCACCTGCAGGGAAACCTTACGGCGGCACTGCCCTTTTATCAGCGCAGTATTGCCCTTGTGGAACCGACCCTTGGGTCAAACCATCCCCTGGTGGCTACCCTACTCAACAACCTCGCTGAGCTTTACCGTGCCCAAGGGAATTATGGTGCTGCTTTGCCCCTTTACCAGCGCAGCCTCAGTACGCGGGAGCGTATCCTTGGGCAAGCGCATCCTGATGTGGCCACCAGCCTCAATAACTTGGCGGAGCTTTACCGTTCTCAGGGGAATTACGGTACTGCCTTGCCCCTTTACCAGCGCAGCATTGCCCTGCGGCAGCAGGTCTTAGGGAGTGAGCACCCCTACCTTGCCTTGAGTTTAGCCAACGTAGCGAAGGCTTACTGGGCACAGGGAAATTTGCATGAGGCTCTAGCAACATTAACTCGTTCCCTTGACATTGAAGAAACAAACCTAAGCCGCAACCTTGTGGTGGGGTCTGAGGAGTATAAGCGCAACTACCTCAGCACGTTTCAGGACTCGACGAACACGGCCATCTCCTTCCATTTGCAGGGGAATCCCCAAAGTCCAGCCACTGCCACGCTGGCCTTCACCACGATTTTGCGGCGCAAAGGTCGTTTACTGGATGTGTTGGCACAAACCAGCAGCCGTTTACGGCGGCAACTGGATGCGGCAGGGCAGCAGCAGCTTGATGAACTGATTCGGCTGCGTACCCAAATTGCCAGTCTCACATTTGTGCGCGATCGCCCCCCACCCAGCGCCCAAATTAACCAACTGGAGCAGCGGGCACGTCAATTAGAAGCACAACTGGTAAGCCAAAGTGCAAACTTTCGGGTGGAGGTTACGCCGGTCACGTTGGCCGCCGTTCAGCAGGCCATTCCCGCCGATGCGGTACTCTTAGAATTTATCCAGTACGTGCCCTACACTCCCCAAACCAATCGCTGGCAGGCACCCCGCTACGCAGTGTATGCCCTCAAGGCAACCGGTGCACCCCAATGGCGCGATTTGGGTACAGTTGCAGAGGTGGATCAAGTGATCAGTGCGGCGCGATCGCGAGTAGCGGATCCGCGCTTACCCCCTAGCGTGATCAAACCACCCCTAAAGGCGGCTTACGAACGCCTGCTAGCTCCCCTTGAACCCTTTCTCACCGGCAGTACGCACCTCCTCGTTGCCCCCGATGGCCAATTGAATACCCTCCCCTTCGAGGCCCTAGTGGATCGGCAAGACCGCTATCTGCTGGAATCCTACACCATCACCCTCCTGACCTCCGGTCGCGATCTGCTGCGGCTGCAAGCGCGGGGGCGATCGCCCAATCCACCCTTAATTCTGGGCAACCCCAGCTTTGGGCAAAACACTGGCCGCCCTGCCAGTAATGGTGCCCGCTCCCTTGACTTGCGTAGCCTCACCTTTAACGAGCTACCCGGAACTGCCACGGAAGTGAAAGTCCTCAGTGGGCTGCTGCCCCAAGCCCAAGTCCTCACCGGCAGTAATGCCACCGAAACCGCCGTGAAACAGGCTAACCGTCCCCGTATTTTGCATCTGGCCACCCATGGCTTTTTTTTGGAGAGTCCACCCGTTAGCCCGCAAGTGCTGCAAAACTCCCGTGGCCTGAATGCTCCTGTCCCCCTTAGCGGCGAGAATCCGCTGCTGCGCTCTGGTTTGGCCATGGCCGGGTTTAACCAACGCCAAAGCGGTGCCGATGATGGGGTGCTCACGGCCCTAGAAGTCACCGGCCTGAACCTAGACGGCACAGAGTTGGTGGTGATGTCCGCCTGCGATACGGGTCGTGGCGATATTCTCAACGGCGAAGGAGTCTATGGTTTGCGCCGTGCCTTTACCCTTGCGGGTGCTCGCACCCAAGTCAGTTCCCTCTGGAAAGTGGACGATACCACGACCCAACAGTTAATGGTGACATTTTATCAGAAATTGGCCGCGGGCAAGGGTCGCAGTGAGGCACTTCGCCAAGCACAACTGGCTTTAATGCAGGACGGGAACAAGCAAATCCCCTACTTTTGGGCCGCTTTTGTCACCAGTGGCGAGTGGCGATCGCTCCCCTAG
- a CDS encoding EAL domain-containing protein, giving the protein MPNPKLLIGVALGSLGLGTVSLLDLLLAFYGNRPPVLPIFDGFSAVATWLLALNIFLTTWWPRPLLRNRLLLVQRTTGIVLVVMASLVLLQQLGLWPYPWPMQLLQHGQMLRPLALLGLGLGVWGVGGVPQWQVLLSQVGAIAGGSLLCIELLDFTYRLPRQVEIEALVIIVSGGILGLLSLCLLQLRPHRGLMRYVMAPTAGGILLRQFLPWVIVGPVLIGWMVEYIHHDLQHISGTVAQEIQVVSTVVFFIGLLIVGANRLNHLEQERQSFYRAYTEIEQIFRSSIFLSPFPMALVAEDGQLWLANRAWQEETGYSPSDITTWQQWLGVAFPTPEAQRWAEAEFRRPLTMAERVEHGDVRIHTNWGEVRTWNMVSIPLKLNTSNQLLALVTAVDVTEHRQMTEELKQHKSELEAQVMARTLDLLAVNAELQASEEKLNQLLDRADAFVSQITIFADGSWQYEYLSQGHLRILGYSPQAFLEDKTLWRSRVPDEDWQMYHQPFLKELLASGSAHTEYRFRHRDGHTLWISVNATDDPQADSSHLITYVGVDITQRKKAILALAESEARFRQMADSSALMIWLSDEVGNITFANQTILNFLQVPFEQVAGWEWLDFVHPEDQQRVATVTRDAMQHQCSYELEYRVKSGDGAYCWILEQAKPRYDEKGSFIGYVGSAIDITTLKLGEAKLRSAAWQDSLTGLPNRTFLTEKIETLLAAFQQGSIPPFGVMFLDLDRFKVVNDSLGHGAGDELLLEIAHRLRSALRQEDTLGRLGGDEFIAIVENVQGVEDLYECGDRLRLRVSEPYLLNHTEVSVGVSIGIALVTPNYRSAGELLRDADIAMYAAKSRGRNCMQLFQPDRHHLAHTLLQREQEFRRAVEQNQLEVFYQPIVALNSNALVGFETLLRWQHPETGWVSPAEFFPLATALGLAQKVDEWVLLKVVATLHQWQQELGAAAANLSLSVNVSDGFFRSGQMPDYLKHLLDTYAICGQQIILEITEQVIMDNADFARQQLEALKALNVRCSIDDFGTGYSSLSRLSQLPLYALKIDQSFVRAINSSSQQLEIIRTILSLARAIQIEAIAEGIEDSEQQKQLLQLGCHYGQGFLFSPPVTAEVAQRWIVEHKAS; this is encoded by the coding sequence ATGCCGAATCCAAAGCTATTGATAGGGGTGGCGCTGGGAAGCCTTGGGCTGGGAACCGTTAGTTTGCTGGATCTCCTGCTGGCGTTCTATGGCAATCGCCCACCGGTATTGCCGATTTTTGATGGTTTCAGTGCGGTGGCAACTTGGCTGCTGGCACTGAACATTTTTTTAACCACATGGTGGCCACGCCCACTCCTACGGAACCGCCTGTTACTGGTGCAGCGCACAACGGGTATTGTCTTGGTGGTCATGGCAAGCCTCGTGCTTTTACAGCAATTGGGGCTGTGGCCGTACCCGTGGCCGATGCAACTGTTGCAACACGGTCAGATGTTGCGTCCTTTGGCCTTGCTGGGGTTGGGGCTGGGTGTGTGGGGGGTGGGGGGAGTGCCCCAATGGCAAGTTCTCTTGAGTCAGGTGGGGGCGATCGCCGGTGGCAGTCTGCTGTGCATAGAACTTTTGGATTTTACCTACAGGTTGCCGCGACAGGTAGAAATTGAGGCCTTAGTCATCATCGTCAGTGGTGGCATTCTGGGGCTGCTGAGTCTTTGCCTGCTACAGTTGCGCCCCCATCGCGGCTTAATGCGCTATGTGATGGCACCCACAGCGGGGGGTATCCTGCTGCGTCAATTTTTACCGTGGGTCATTGTCGGCCCCGTTTTAATTGGCTGGATGGTGGAATATATCCACCACGATTTACAGCACATTAGTGGCACTGTTGCCCAAGAGATCCAAGTGGTGAGTACGGTTGTATTTTTCATTGGTCTGCTGATCGTGGGTGCTAATCGCCTCAACCATTTAGAACAGGAGCGGCAGTCCTTTTACCGTGCCTACACCGAAATTGAGCAGATCTTCCGCAGCAGCATTTTTCTGTCGCCTTTTCCAATGGCGCTGGTGGCCGAAGATGGTCAACTGTGGCTTGCGAACCGCGCATGGCAAGAGGAAACAGGCTATAGCCCCAGTGACATTACAACGTGGCAGCAGTGGCTAGGGGTTGCTTTTCCTACGCCTGAAGCGCAGCGTTGGGCAGAGGCTGAGTTCCGTCGCCCCCTTACTATGGCGGAGCGGGTAGAGCACGGAGATGTGCGCATTCACACGAACTGGGGGGAGGTGCGGACGTGGAATATGGTCTCGATTCCCCTGAAGCTCAATACCAGTAATCAGTTGCTGGCCTTGGTGACGGCGGTGGATGTTACGGAGCATCGCCAAATGACCGAGGAGCTAAAGCAGCATAAATCGGAACTGGAAGCCCAAGTGATGGCACGCACCCTTGACTTGCTGGCGGTGAATGCTGAACTGCAAGCTTCGGAAGAAAAACTCAATCAACTGCTGGATCGGGCCGATGCCTTTGTGAGCCAAATTACGATTTTTGCCGATGGCTCATGGCAGTACGAGTACCTCTCCCAAGGACACTTACGCATCCTCGGCTATAGTCCGCAGGCTTTTTTGGAGGATAAAACCCTGTGGCGATCGCGCGTCCCGGATGAAGACTGGCAGATGTACCACCAGCCATTTCTGAAGGAACTGCTCGCTTCGGGCAGTGCCCACACCGAGTATCGCTTTCGCCACCGCGATGGCCACACCCTGTGGATTTCGGTCAACGCCACCGATGATCCCCAAGCGGATAGCAGTCACTTAATTACCTATGTGGGGGTTGACATTACCCAACGCAAAAAAGCCATCCTTGCCCTAGCAGAGAGTGAAGCCCGCTTCCGGCAAATGGCCGATTCTTCAGCGTTAATGATTTGGCTCTCGGACGAGGTGGGCAACATTACCTTTGCCAATCAGACCATCCTCAACTTTTTGCAGGTGCCTTTTGAGCAGGTGGCGGGTTGGGAGTGGCTTGACTTTGTACATCCTGAGGATCAGCAGCGGGTTGCGACAGTGACTCGCGACGCGATGCAGCACCAGTGCAGTTACGAGCTAGAGTATCGGGTGAAATCCGGCGATGGGGCCTACTGCTGGATTTTGGAGCAAGCCAAACCGCGCTATGACGAGAAGGGGAGTTTTATTGGTTACGTTGGCTCGGCAATTGACATTACAACCCTGAAGTTAGGGGAAGCCAAGCTGCGCAGTGCGGCATGGCAAGATAGTTTGACGGGGCTGCCCAACCGTACTTTTTTGACGGAAAAAATCGAGACGCTGTTGGCGGCCTTTCAGCAGGGTAGCATTCCACCCTTTGGGGTCATGTTCTTAGATTTGGATCGCTTTAAGGTGGTGAATGATAGCCTTGGCCATGGGGCGGGGGATGAGTTACTGCTGGAAATTGCCCATCGCCTGCGCTCGGCGTTGCGGCAAGAGGATACCCTAGGGCGGTTGGGGGGAGATGAGTTTATTGCCATTGTTGAGAATGTGCAGGGGGTCGAAGATCTCTACGAGTGTGGCGATCGCCTGCGGTTGCGGGTCAGTGAGCCTTACCTCCTCAACCATACCGAGGTGAGTGTTGGGGTGAGTATTGGCATTGCCCTTGTCACCCCCAACTACCGCAGTGCGGGTGAACTGCTGCGGGATGCCGATATTGCCATGTATGCTGCCAAAAGTCGTGGCCGCAACTGTATGCAACTCTTTCAACCCGATCGCCACCACTTGGCGCATACGCTGCTGCAACGGGAGCAGGAATTTCGGCGAGCCGTGGAACAGAACCAATTGGAGGTGTTTTATCAGCCCATTGTGGCGCTCAACAGCAACGCTCTAGTGGGATTTGAGACCCTACTGCGTTGGCAGCATCCAGAGACAGGGTGGGTGTCCCCCGCCGAGTTTTTCCCCCTAGCCACAGCGTTGGGCTTGGCACAGAAGGTGGATGAGTGGGTCTTACTAAAAGTAGTGGCCACCCTCCACCAATGGCAACAGGAGTTGGGAGCCGCCGCGGCAAACCTGAGCCTAAGTGTGAATGTTTCCGATGGCTTTTTTCGCTCTGGTCAGATGCCAGACTATCTCAAACACCTCCTAGACACCTACGCCATCTGCGGCCAGCAGATCATCCTAGAAATTACCGAGCAAGTGATTATGGACAATGCTGACTTTGCTCGCCAACAGCTTGAAGCCCTCAAAGCGCTTAACGTCCGCTGTAGTATTGATGACTTTGGCACGGGCTATTCCTCCCTCAGTCGCCTCAGTCAACTGCCTCTGTATGCCCTCAAAATTGATCAATCCTTTGTTCGCGCCATCAATAGTAGCTCCCAGCAGCTTGAAATTATCCGTACCATCCTTAGCTTGGCTCGGGCAATTCAGATTGAAGCGATCGCCGAAGGCATTGAAGATAGCGAGCAACAGAAGCAACTCCTGCAGTTGGGCTGCCACTATGGCCAAGGGTTTCTCTTTAGCCCGCCCGTGACGGCAGAGGTTGCGCAGCGCTGGATTGTTGAGCACAAGGCCTCGTGA
- a CDS encoding DUF2555 domain-containing protein: protein MPTVQHYSHEFINQLTPQDVAALAQRLEEDDYDTPFAALDDWHLLRSIAFQRPELAEPYLYLLDLEAFDES from the coding sequence ATGCCAACCGTACAACATTACTCCCACGAGTTTATTAATCAGTTAACCCCCCAAGATGTAGCCGCCCTAGCGCAGCGACTCGAGGAGGATGACTACGACACCCCCTTTGCCGCCCTAGACGATTGGCACCTGCTGCGCTCGATTGCCTTCCAACGGCCTGAACTGGCAGAACCGTATCTCTATCTCCTTGATCTCGAAGCCTTTGACGAGTCCTAA
- the coaBC gene encoding bifunctional phosphopantothenoylcysteine decarboxylase/phosphopantothenate--cysteine ligase CoaBC has product MTSPNGVPHLLVGVGGGIAAYKICDVISTQVQAGWHVSAILSETAAHFITPLTLSTLCRRAVLTDADFWHPQAPRPLHIELAETATLLLIAPLTANTLAKLAYGLADTLLTSTVLASSMPILVAPAMNTTMWEQPTVQAHWQQIQQQPRYHCLPPAYGRLACDSVGVGRMAATHEMIAYLNSLAHTHGQRDLQGKHLLITAGGTREYWDAVRFIGNPASGKMGLALARAAVHRGARVTLVHGVLNEPVPPQVTAIAAETSAQMQAAVLQVWPTADWLVMAAAVGDVRPASQSSHKLPKADLPAALPLTTIPDIVAMAAQQRQPHQRVIGFAAQTGDIEPAARAKLQRKGLDLIVANSVDRVGCGFGTEENAAIVLDAKGRSQVLTQAPKLTLAHQIFDLAQAWLP; this is encoded by the coding sequence TTGACGAGTCCTAACGGTGTCCCTCACTTACTGGTGGGGGTGGGCGGGGGTATTGCCGCCTACAAAATTTGTGATGTGATCTCCACCCAAGTGCAGGCGGGTTGGCACGTCTCGGCAATTTTGTCGGAGACAGCGGCGCACTTTATCACGCCCCTGACCCTCTCTACCCTCTGTCGGCGGGCGGTGCTCACGGATGCGGACTTTTGGCACCCCCAAGCGCCACGACCGCTACACATTGAACTGGCGGAAACGGCCACCCTTCTCCTCATTGCCCCTTTGACCGCCAATACGCTTGCTAAATTAGCCTACGGCCTCGCGGATACGCTCCTGACTAGTACGGTGCTGGCCTCCTCAATGCCCATCTTGGTGGCACCGGCAATGAATACCACCATGTGGGAGCAACCCACCGTTCAAGCCCACTGGCAGCAGATCCAGCAGCAGCCCCGCTACCATTGCTTACCTCCGGCCTACGGTCGCCTTGCCTGTGACAGTGTGGGGGTCGGGCGGATGGCGGCCACCCACGAAATGATTGCCTACCTGAACTCGTTGGCGCACACCCACGGCCAGCGTGACCTTCAGGGTAAGCATCTGTTGATTACCGCTGGCGGTACCCGCGAATACTGGGATGCGGTACGTTTTATTGGCAATCCTGCCAGTGGCAAGATGGGGTTAGCCTTGGCGCGAGCAGCGGTGCATCGCGGTGCCCGGGTGACCCTTGTTCACGGTGTTCTAAACGAACCAGTGCCGCCCCAAGTGACGGCCATTGCGGCTGAAACGAGTGCGCAAATGCAGGCAGCGGTGCTACAGGTGTGGCCAACGGCAGATTGGTTGGTGATGGCTGCGGCAGTGGGGGATGTTCGGCCCGCCAGCCAATCCTCGCACAAGTTACCAAAGGCGGACTTGCCTGCGGCCTTACCGCTGACGACCATTCCGGATATTGTTGCCATGGCAGCGCAGCAGCGTCAGCCCCACCAGCGAGTGATTGGTTTTGCGGCGCAAACCGGTGACATTGAACCTGCTGCCCGTGCTAAGTTACAGCGCAAGGGGCTAGACCTAATCGTGGCTAATTCTGTGGATCGGGTGGGATGTGGTTTTGGCACAGAGGAAAATGCCGCCATTGTGCTAGATGCCAAGGGGCGCTCCCAAGTGCTGACTCAGGCACCCAAGTTAACCCTTGCCCATCAAATTTTTGATCTAGCGCAGGCATGGCTTCCCTAG